From a single Paenibacillus sp. FSL W8-0426 genomic region:
- a CDS encoding ABC transporter permease produces MNNASSALKVAAGIFLTIALITIVVLLFISAQEATKTAQNNFADIQTELSQAAFTVYDGTTISGSQVTNALRKYADKDQFGIQIITGKNAAGQWYGNELNISRDVNNADYGSVIAPDNKVGSINQTMNEKDNQYVNPSGKFKAIIVKDKSNVVRGLIFTQS; encoded by the coding sequence ATGAACAATGCATCCAGTGCGCTAAAGGTTGCTGCCGGGATTTTTTTGACGATTGCCTTGATTACGATCGTGGTGCTGCTGTTTATATCGGCCCAGGAGGCCACCAAGACGGCACAAAACAACTTCGCGGACATTCAGACCGAATTGTCTCAGGCTGCATTCACCGTTTATGACGGAACAACGATCAGCGGCTCCCAGGTGACCAATGCGCTGCGAAAGTATGCGGACAAGGACCAGTTCGGCATTCAGATCATTACTGGCAAAAACGCAGCGGGACAATGGTACGGCAATGAATTGAACATTTCACGTGACGTCAATAACGCAGATTATGGCTCGGTGATCGCGCCTGATAACAAGGTAGGGAGCATTAATCAAACGATGAACGAGAAAGACAACCAATACGTCAATCCGAGCGGGAAATTCAAAGCGATCATCGTGAAAGATAAGTCCAATGTGGTGAGAGGGCTTATTTTCACACAATCGTGA
- a CDS encoding ThiF family adenylyltransferase: MTNPNTNEHPEQENRYSRQERFAPLGKNGQERLKGSRVLIIGAGALGTGIAETLARAGIGHITIADRDYVEWSNLQRQQLYTEKDALERMPKAIAAVKRLKEINSTVDIVGKVMDVRTDELEELIADVDLVMDATDNFDTRLLINDMCQKHRKPWIYGGCVGSYGITYTFMPGETPCLNCLLGEVPLGGDTCDTSGIIPQAVQMVTANQTAEAMKLLSGNHGALRRKLLSFDLWRNEYITINVDGAKKPDCPSCSASASFPYLSASNLEKTDVLCGRDTVQIRPSRPLKLDLQQTAERLGKLGEGVVEHNPFLVSFSLGEHRMVIFQDGRILVHGTKDTAEARTLVHRYFG; this comes from the coding sequence ATGACAAACCCGAACACGAACGAGCATCCAGAGCAAGAAAACCGTTACTCACGGCAGGAACGATTCGCGCCGCTGGGCAAAAACGGACAGGAGCGGCTGAAAGGAAGCCGTGTACTGATCATTGGTGCAGGCGCGCTGGGAACGGGAATCGCCGAGACGTTGGCACGTGCCGGAATCGGGCATATCACGATCGCCGATCGCGATTACGTGGAGTGGAGCAACCTGCAGCGCCAGCAGCTCTACACAGAGAAGGACGCATTGGAGCGCATGCCGAAAGCGATCGCTGCTGTAAAGCGTCTGAAAGAGATTAATTCCACAGTAGACATCGTTGGAAAAGTCATGGATGTGCGGACGGATGAATTGGAAGAACTCATTGCGGATGTCGATCTGGTGATGGATGCAACGGATAACTTTGATACAAGACTGCTGATCAACGATATGTGCCAAAAACATCGCAAACCATGGATTTACGGTGGGTGCGTAGGCAGCTACGGGATTACCTACACCTTTATGCCAGGGGAAACCCCTTGTTTGAATTGTTTGCTCGGAGAGGTGCCGTTGGGCGGGGATACCTGCGATACTTCTGGAATCATTCCGCAAGCCGTGCAGATGGTCACGGCCAATCAGACTGCAGAAGCCATGAAGCTTCTTAGCGGAAATCATGGCGCCTTAAGGCGCAAGCTGCTGTCGTTTGACCTGTGGCGGAACGAGTACATAACGATCAACGTGGATGGCGCGAAGAAGCCGGATTGTCCTTCGTGCAGCGCATCGGCTTCATTTCCGTATTTATCCGCCTCGAATCTCGAAAAAACGGACGTGCTCTGCGGCAGGGATACGGTGCAGATCCGTCCTTCCCGCCCATTGAAGCTGGATCTCCAACAGACCGCTGAACGTTTGGGTAAGCTTGGGGAAGGGGTCGTGGAACACAATCCGTTTCTGGTCTCGTTCAGCCTAGGGGAACATCGGATGGTTATTTTTCAAGACGGTCGGATCCTCGTCCACGGGACCAAAGATACTGCTGAAGCACGCACGCTTGTCCATCGCTATTTTGGCTAA
- a CDS encoding ATPase, T2SS/T4P/T4SS family, giving the protein MGVNGTLIGVMLLGIILFFGAKYRKLDREQQERKDHNHESLTIEGLTEKVKHSLHELSHSQLADAGLHEEEYQRRINQRAEMRKALKGCVSGSLSDKLYVKRLIGDLLTRTLGLNKTTIDEVIPFEDQELLTVQDRFEIVFFLYKQQFGVDALSRLIETYDLGKLRMEAEGENGGSYYISEEDIHYVFDCEYRRLEFHEKRDIVVQRIYQHYKGFSIVDEIRDQRIDGVSGGVSGILDTQDQGSRLPASWNDLIQDTSFVDEAKEPLSAAESVWIFYKGRSIHLSFLSFGSVRELKRVCQNIYKYNYPGQLSEANGYKVNEMKDGSRVVVVRPPFAESWAFFVRKFDIPNASLEQLVTGENAELPIMLLCYLMKGSRITAVTGAQGSGKTTLLMAMVKHIYPSYTLRVQEMAFELQLRRIYSRRNILSFRETEQISGQEGLDLQKKTDGTVNILGEVASDEVAAWMIQMSQVASLFTLFTHHAKTFRDLVFSLRNSLLKTGMFQHEHIAEEQVVSVINFDVHMKKDAEGRRYIERITECLPRSGQIESVEERVGFSFRNVVEYRDGSYVAAAPLTAESMSDMRDQMTMQDADRFERFLIKYWGDTHAV; this is encoded by the coding sequence ATGGGGGTGAATGGTACATTAATCGGCGTAATGCTGCTTGGAATCATCCTATTTTTTGGGGCGAAATACAGGAAGCTTGATCGTGAACAACAAGAACGGAAAGATCATAATCACGAATCGCTAACCATCGAAGGTTTGACGGAGAAAGTAAAACATTCGCTGCATGAGTTAAGTCACAGCCAGTTGGCCGACGCCGGCTTGCATGAAGAGGAGTATCAGCGGAGAATCAACCAGCGTGCCGAGATGCGGAAAGCGCTGAAAGGCTGTGTCTCCGGCAGCCTGAGCGACAAACTTTATGTTAAAAGACTCATCGGCGATCTGCTCACGCGGACTCTTGGATTGAACAAGACCACCATTGATGAAGTCATTCCATTTGAAGATCAGGAGCTGTTAACGGTTCAGGATCGCTTTGAAATCGTGTTTTTTTTGTACAAACAGCAATTCGGGGTGGATGCTCTTTCCCGGCTGATCGAAACGTATGATCTTGGGAAATTGCGAATGGAGGCAGAAGGGGAGAACGGGGGGAGCTACTACATTTCGGAGGAAGACATCCATTACGTTTTCGATTGCGAATACCGCAGGCTAGAATTTCATGAAAAAAGAGATATCGTCGTGCAGCGAATCTATCAACACTACAAAGGGTTTTCGATTGTTGACGAGATTCGTGACCAACGCATTGATGGCGTGAGCGGCGGAGTCAGCGGCATATTGGATACGCAGGATCAAGGAAGTCGGTTACCTGCATCGTGGAATGATCTGATACAGGATACATCGTTTGTGGATGAAGCGAAAGAGCCTTTAAGCGCAGCGGAGAGCGTTTGGATTTTTTACAAGGGGAGATCGATCCACCTGTCGTTTCTGTCCTTTGGCAGCGTCCGTGAACTGAAAAGGGTATGCCAGAACATTTACAAATACAACTACCCTGGACAGTTGTCCGAGGCGAACGGATATAAAGTGAACGAGATGAAAGACGGTTCGCGCGTTGTTGTCGTTCGTCCTCCGTTTGCGGAATCGTGGGCCTTTTTCGTACGGAAGTTCGATATTCCGAATGCTTCGCTGGAGCAGCTTGTCACTGGCGAAAATGCGGAGCTGCCCATCATGCTGTTGTGTTATTTGATGAAAGGAAGCCGGATTACCGCTGTGACCGGAGCTCAGGGTTCGGGGAAAACAACGCTCCTTATGGCCATGGTGAAACACATTTATCCATCGTATACCTTGCGTGTGCAAGAGATGGCCTTCGAGCTGCAGCTGAGACGTATTTATAGCCGGCGCAACATATTGAGCTTTCGCGAAACCGAGCAAATTTCCGGTCAGGAAGGTCTCGATTTACAGAAAAAGACGGACGGAACCGTGAATATTTTGGGCGAAGTAGCGAGTGACGAAGTAGCTGCCTGGATGATTCAAATGTCTCAAGTCGCCAGTCTGTTCACGCTGTTCACTCACCATGCCAAAACGTTCAGGGATCTTGTGTTTTCCCTGCGCAATTCACTGCTCAAAACAGGGATGTTTCAACATGAACATATTGCCGAAGAGCAGGTCGTCAGCGTGATCAATTTCGACGTGCACATGAAAAAAGATGCGGAGGGACGCAGATACATCGAGCGAATCACCGAATGCCTGCCGCGTTCCGGGCAGATCGAGAGCGTTGAAGAGCGGGTAGGGTTTTCGTTCCGCAACGTGGTCGAGTATCGGGACGGAAGTTATGTTGCGGCTGCGCCTTTAACTGCTGAAAGCATGTCCGATATGCGGGATCAAATGACGATGCAGGATGCAGACCGGTTCGAGCGGTTTCTGATCAAATATTGGGGGGATACCCATGCCGTTTAA
- a CDS encoding thiazole synthase codes for MLNIGKYAFESRLLLGTGKFEDLDVQRQAVEASGTEVLTFAIRRLNLEQRERKHFLDTLDLSRFTLLPNTAGATNAEEAVRIAELARASGLCDMIKVEVIGDGRTLLPDPIETYRACEMLLERGFTVLPYISDDVILAKRLQLLGVHAVMPGASPIGAGKGLINPYNLELIIEQAAVPVIVDAGLRSPKDAAQAMELGADGVLLNTAVSGSRDPVKMAKAMRMGVEAGRLAYEAGMIPVKRYAAASSPAEGMVQS; via the coding sequence ATGTTAAACATTGGAAAATATGCCTTTGAATCGAGATTGCTGCTGGGAACAGGGAAATTCGAAGACTTGGATGTACAACGACAGGCGGTTGAGGCATCAGGTACAGAGGTTCTGACATTTGCTATAAGGCGCTTGAATTTGGAGCAGCGGGAACGCAAGCATTTTCTCGACACGTTGGACCTGAGTCGATTCACGTTGCTGCCGAATACCGCTGGAGCGACGAATGCCGAAGAAGCGGTACGCATCGCCGAATTGGCACGGGCATCGGGACTTTGTGATATGATTAAGGTAGAAGTGATCGGCGATGGGCGAACGTTGTTGCCCGACCCGATCGAAACGTACAGGGCTTGCGAGATGCTGCTTGAAAGAGGATTTACGGTGCTGCCGTATATTTCGGATGACGTCATTTTGGCCAAACGTCTGCAATTGCTCGGTGTACACGCCGTGATGCCCGGGGCCTCGCCGATTGGTGCGGGCAAAGGGCTGATAAATCCGTACAATCTTGAGCTGATCATTGAACAGGCTGCGGTTCCGGTCATTGTGGATGCAGGCCTTCGTTCTCCCAAAGATGCTGCCCAAGCGATGGAGCTGGGGGCAGATGGCGTATTGCTTAATACGGCTGTTTCAGGTTCACGCGATCCGGTTAAGATGGCTAAGGCCATGCGAATGGGCGTTGAAGCAGGGAGATTGGCATACGAGGCAGGCATGATCCCCGTCAAGCGTTATGCAGCAGCGAGCAGTCCTGCGGAAGGAATGGTTCAGTCATGA
- the thiS gene encoding sulfur carrier protein ThiS produces MNIIVNGQSMEIEDQLNRVDKLLLSFNLQVKTVVVELNRQILTRELHETTPLKNGDRIEIVHFVGGG; encoded by the coding sequence TTGAATATTATCGTCAACGGACAATCGATGGAGATTGAAGACCAGTTGAATCGTGTGGACAAATTGTTGCTCTCTTTCAATCTTCAGGTGAAAACCGTCGTTGTTGAACTGAATCGGCAAATTTTAACGCGAGAGCTTCATGAGACGACGCCGCTGAAAAACGGAGACCGAATCGAAATCGTACATTTTGTGGGAGGCGGATAA
- a CDS encoding thiamine phosphate synthase codes for MVASQTQSVPSSLELHVISNGTGDLDVFLEKAIRVTPWVDYIHIREKHLAINQRLHWAERMQEAGIPASQIVVNGIPDRMDGFSVPKLCGVHRGESDFKQYGTTIRMDNKHEPIRLGVSVHSLEGAKSAERQGADYVIFGHVFATNSKIGAAPRGIPALKAICSSLCIPVIAIGGIRLDAVDAIYAAGASGIAVMSAIWENSKPEQAAAAFKQAMSGVRPMNDAIERR; via the coding sequence ATGGTTGCTTCGCAAACTCAATCAGTACCTTCATCATTGGAGCTCCATGTCATTTCAAACGGAACGGGGGACCTTGATGTTTTTCTTGAAAAGGCGATCCGGGTGACCCCTTGGGTGGATTACATTCATATTCGGGAAAAACATCTTGCGATCAACCAAAGATTGCATTGGGCCGAACGAATGCAAGAAGCGGGTATCCCGGCTTCGCAAATTGTCGTTAATGGCATTCCTGATCGAATGGATGGTTTTTCTGTTCCTAAGTTGTGCGGCGTGCACAGGGGGGAATCGGATTTCAAACAGTATGGCACAACCATCCGGATGGACAACAAGCATGAACCGATCCGTCTGGGCGTTTCCGTGCATTCCTTGGAAGGGGCGAAATCCGCTGAGCGCCAAGGCGCAGATTATGTTATTTTTGGGCACGTTTTTGCTACCAACAGCAAAATTGGCGCTGCGCCAAGAGGCATACCTGCATTGAAAGCGATATGCAGCTCCCTTTGCATTCCCGTCATTGCGATCGGCGGAATTCGCCTTGATGCCGTGGATGCGATTTACGCAGCCGGGGCAAGCGGGATTGCGGTCATGTCCGCCATATGGGAGAACAGTAAACCTGAGCAAGCAGCCGCTGCATTCAAACAGGCTATGTCCGGTGTACGGCCCATGAATGACGCCATTGAACGAAGATGA
- a CDS encoding response regulator transcription factor: MKTTILLVGAQEQTRSLKEALSAEGYAVLLASAGTYKQQLEMVKQNLSMIIWTAAPEDTIQPDEGLKWHRGQNHHNIPFIIITTAISADRIVEWLDSGANDILEQESEPSILMARIRNLLRLFSQGSQFDEEVIMVHDLKINLRSRRVSRAGEYLTLTPKEYELLEFLARHANEACSRKAILSEVWGYDFQMDTNVVDVYIKHLREKVDKGRGVKLIQTVRGVGYMLHSSH, from the coding sequence ATGAAAACGACCATTTTACTTGTTGGCGCCCAGGAACAGACAAGGTCGCTAAAAGAAGCGCTGAGTGCCGAGGGCTATGCCGTGCTCTTGGCCAGCGCAGGTACATACAAGCAGCAATTGGAGATGGTCAAGCAGAATCTGTCTATGATCATCTGGACCGCTGCTCCTGAAGACACAATCCAGCCCGACGAAGGATTGAAGTGGCATCGCGGACAGAACCATCACAACATTCCGTTTATAATTATTACGACCGCAATATCCGCGGATCGAATCGTGGAATGGTTGGACAGCGGGGCAAACGACATACTCGAGCAAGAGAGCGAGCCGAGTATATTGATGGCAAGGATTCGAAATTTGCTTCGCTTGTTTTCTCAAGGTTCGCAGTTCGACGAAGAAGTTATCATGGTGCATGACCTTAAAATCAATTTGCGCTCGCGGAGAGTCAGCCGGGCTGGGGAGTATTTGACGCTCACGCCGAAAGAATACGAATTGTTGGAGTTTTTGGCGCGGCATGCAAACGAAGCCTGTTCGCGGAAGGCGATCTTATCGGAAGTATGGGGCTATGATTTTCAAATGGATACGAACGTGGTGGATGTGTATATCAAACATTTGCGTGAAAAAGTGGACAAGGGTAGGGGCGTCAAACTCATTCAAACTGTGCGCGGAGTGGGTTATATGCTTCATTCTTCCCATTAA
- the thiO gene encoding glycine oxidase ThiO has translation MFDDRISLDGSSGFDILDKKENPRSRKDMSAETIVIGGGVIGCSIAYELAARGQEVMLLERARMGGGTSSAAAGMLAADSEHFHHAAMAELARRSRERVHRQREHIQAMSGIDIGLRQAGFITPFRSGQKAGLYAAAYETDSNACTYWDRQELQRQAPWLSRDTYGGLYRQAESEVLPLNLVTAYAKSAQAYGARIMEGIQNVTLQTGAGRIQGVQTSIGMLTCKNVIVAAGLQGVELMESVGLNMPVVPVKGEMVAVRFSHHDAARGNIPDRTVYAEDVYIVPKANGEVWLGATSLAGASDLHVTPGGIQKLISAAAAWVPAVAHARFERAWAGVRPSTPDGLPYLGESEQYSGLYAAFGHYRNGILLSAITGSVLADLIEGKSAGELGIAAFNPERLSGKGMMH, from the coding sequence TTGTTTGATGATCGCATTAGCTTAGACGGTAGTTCGGGGTTCGACATTCTCGACAAAAAAGAGAATCCACGTTCGCGAAAGGACATGTCTGCCGAAACGATCGTGATCGGAGGGGGTGTCATCGGTTGTTCCATTGCTTATGAATTGGCAGCCCGCGGGCAGGAAGTAATGCTCCTGGAACGAGCCCGAATGGGTGGAGGGACGTCATCGGCGGCGGCCGGCATGCTGGCTGCCGACAGTGAGCACTTTCATCATGCGGCCATGGCGGAGCTTGCCCGGCGCAGCCGTGAACGGGTTCACCGGCAGAGGGAGCATATTCAAGCGATGAGCGGAATTGACATTGGCTTGCGGCAGGCCGGGTTCATTACGCCTTTTCGAAGCGGACAAAAGGCAGGACTATATGCAGCCGCATATGAAACAGATTCGAATGCATGCACGTATTGGGATCGGCAGGAACTGCAGCGTCAAGCACCCTGGCTAAGCCGGGATACGTATGGCGGGTTGTACAGGCAAGCTGAAAGCGAAGTGCTGCCGTTAAACCTTGTCACAGCTTATGCCAAGTCCGCTCAAGCATACGGGGCTCGAATCATGGAAGGCATTCAGAATGTAACGCTGCAAACCGGGGCAGGGCGCATACAAGGGGTTCAAACCTCCATTGGCATGTTGACATGTAAAAATGTCATAGTCGCGGCCGGGCTGCAAGGAGTAGAGTTGATGGAAAGCGTAGGGTTGAACATGCCTGTCGTGCCGGTAAAGGGAGAAATGGTTGCTGTCCGGTTTTCGCATCATGACGCTGCACGGGGAAATATACCGGACAGGACCGTTTATGCGGAAGATGTTTATATCGTTCCAAAAGCGAATGGAGAAGTGTGGTTGGGTGCAACAAGCTTGGCGGGAGCTTCGGATTTGCATGTGACCCCTGGAGGAATCCAGAAACTGATCTCCGCCGCGGCAGCATGGGTTCCCGCCGTTGCGCACGCCCGATTCGAGCGAGCCTGGGCCGGCGTGAGACCATCGACTCCGGATGGTTTGCCGTATTTGGGGGAAAGCGAACAATATTCGGGATTGTATGCCGCTTTCGGACATTATCGGAACGGTATTTTGCTCAGCGCTATCACAGGCAGTGTGTTGGCGGATTTGATCGAGGGGAAATCGGCCGGTGAACTCGGGATTGCTGCTTTCAATCCGGAGCGCTTAAGCGGAAAGGGGATGATGCATTGA